A single window of Malus sylvestris chromosome 5, drMalSylv7.2, whole genome shotgun sequence DNA harbors:
- the LOC126621684 gene encoding uncharacterized protein LOC126621684 translates to MENAPGNLKLLAPSIQKEIVNSCALETLDAIMDGLKDKFFSILVDEARDVSVKEQMAMVLRYVDDNGHVIERFVGIQHVTDTTSSSLKDAIDTLFSRYGLSISKLRGQGYDGASNMRGELNGLKTKILREQPCAYYVHCFAHQLQLALVAVAKNNIDIASFFATANNVVNHVGASCKRRDSLRGQLQEELVIAFENDCLITGRGLNQETSLKRAGDTRWNSHYGTLISIISMFSSVVHVLQMVIDDNPNESAGEANTLMRVILTFEFVFHLFLMKVILGLTNDLSQALQRKDQEIVNAMALVKSCKEKLYWMRNNGFDALVDEVSSFCEKHHIDVPNMEEAFILPGRSRRYAPIKTNRHHYRVELFIYVIDEQITELEDRFNE, encoded by the exons ATGGAAAATGCTCCGGGGAATCTCAAATTACTAGCTCCTTCCATTcaaaaagaaattgtgaattcatGTGCCCTTGAAACACTTGATGCTATCATGGATGGTCTAAAAGATAAATTCTTTTCAATATTGGTGGATGAAGCACGTGATGTGTCTGTGAAAGAGCAAATGGCTATGGTGTTGCGTTATGTGGATGACAACGGGCATGTAATTGAAAGATTTGTGGGTATCCAACATGTTACCGACACTACTTCAAGTTCACTAAAGGATGCTATTGACACATTGTTTTCTCGCTACGGTTTGAGCATTTCCAAGCTACGAGGACAAGGTTATGATGGTGCTAGCAATATGAGAGGTGAGTTGAAtggccttaaaacaaagatattgaGAGAACAACCTTGTGCATATTATGTTCATTGCTTTGCTCATCAACTTCAACTAGCTCTTGTTGCCGTAGCAAAGAATAATATAGACATTGCCTCTTTTTTTGCAACGGCTAATAATGTGGTTAATCATGTTGGAGCATCTTGTAAGCGGCGTGATTCACTTAGAGGGCAACTTCAAGAAGAGCTTGTGATAGCTTTTGAAAATGATTGTCTTATAACGGGGCGAGgcttaaatcaagaaacaagtcTCAAACGTGCCGGTGACACACGATGGAACTCACACTATGGTACCTTGATTAGCATCATTTCTATGTTTTCATCCGTGGTTCATGTGCTTCAAATGGTTATTGATGATAATCCCAATGAAAGTGCGGGTGAAGCAAATACGTTAATGAGAGTGATACTtacttttgagtttgtgtttcaccttttcttgatgaaagtcatattgggactcacaaatgatttgtcacaagcattgcaaaggaaagatcaagaaattgtgaatgcaatggctTTAGTGAAATCATGCAAGGAAAAGCTATATTGGATGAGGAATAATGGGTTCGATGCATTGGTTGATGAAgtatcttctttttgtgaaaaacatcatATTGATGTTCCTAACATGGAAGAGGCATTTATACTTCCAGGGAGGTCAAGGCGTTATGCTCCAATAAAGACAAATCGTCATCATTATCGTGTGGAGCTCTTTATTTATGTCATTGATGAGCAAATTACGGAGTTAGAGGATCGCTTTAATGAG TGA
- the LOC126622551 gene encoding uncharacterized protein LOC126622551, whose amino-acid sequence MERFFKRKSSSGSGSSNNVDSSNTVGSSRTPSSRQSQLDDVLGNLQADPGLRTRIIDYDANMRDEVRRLYLQKGPCQPRGHNFPITNMSGINRRFIPQWFDEFDWLEYSVSKDAAFCLYCYLFKTNFEQVGSEAFTGDGFKNWKKGRERFKMHVGPVGSVHNKAREAATNLMNQATHIETAVSKHSDQTRKAYRTCLIASIKCTKFLLRQGLPFRGHDESATSSNRGNYLELLQFLADNNDKVREVVMENAPGNLKLLAPSIQKEIVNSCALETLDAIMDGLKDKFFSILVDEARDVSVKEQMAMVLRYVDDNRHVIERFVGIQHVTDTTSSSLKDAIDTLFSRYGLSISKLRGQGYDGASNMRGELNGLKTKILREQPCAYYVHCFAHQLQLALVAVAKNNIDIASFFATANNVVNHIGASCKRRDSLRGQLQEELVIAFENDCLITGRGLNQETSLKRAGDTRWNSHYGTLISIISMFSSVVHVLQMVIDDNPNESAGEANTLMRVILTFEFVFHLFLMKVILGLTNDLSQALQRKDQEIVNAMALVKSCKEKLYWMRNNGFDALVDEVSSFCEKHHIDVPNMEEAFILPGRSRRYAPIKTNRHHYRVELFIYVIDEQITELEDRFNE is encoded by the exons ATGGAAcggttttttaagagaaagtcaTCATCGGGTTCGGGTAGTTCGAATAATGTTGATAGTTCAAATACTGTTGGTAGTTCAAGAACTCCAAGTTCAAGACAAAGTCAGTTAGATGATGTTTTGGGTAATCTTCAAGCGGATCCTGGATTAAGAACTCGAATAATAGATTATGACGCTAATATGAGAGATGAGGTCCGAAGATTATATCTACAAAAAGGACCTTGTCAACCTAGAGGTCATAATTTCCCAATAACTAATATGTCGGGAATTAATCGACGCTTCATTCCCCAAtggtttgatgagtttgattggttggagtatagtgtatctaaagatgcggcattttgtctctattgctatctctttaaaaccaattttgaaCAAGTGGGTAGTGAAGCTTTCACTGGAGATGGATTTAAGAAttggaagaaagggagagaaagatttaagatgcatgttggaccggttgggagtgttcataataaggctagagaagctgctacaaatttgatgaatcaagCTACACATATTGAAACGGCAGTGAGCAAACACTCTGACCAAACTCGTAAGGCTTATCGCACATGCTTGATTGCTTCAATCAAGTGCACTAAGTTTTTATTGCGACAAGGTCTTCCTTTTCGTGGCCATGATGAAAGTGCCACTTCAAGCAATAGGGGAAATTACTTGGAGTTATTGCAATTCCTTGCagataataatgataaagttaGAGAAGTTGTGATGGAAAATGCTCCGGGGAATCTCAAATTACTAGCTCCTTCCATTcaaaaagaaattgtgaattcatGTGCCCTTGAAACACTTGATGCTATCATGGATGGTCTAAAAGATAAATTCTTTTCAATATTGGTGGATGAAGCACGTGATGTGTCTGTTAAAGAGCAAATGGCTATGGTGTTGCGTTATGTGGATGACAACAGGCATGTAATTGAAAGATTTGTGGGTATCCAACATGTTACCGACACTACTTCAAGTTCACTAAAGGATGCTATTGACACATTGTTTTCTCGCTACGGTTTGAGCATTTCCAAGCTACGAGGACAAGGTTATGATGGTGCTAGCAATATGAGAGGTGAGTTGAAtggccttaaaacaaagatattgaGAGAACAACCTTGTGCATATTATGTTCATTGCTTTGCTCATCAACTTCAACTAGCTCTTGTTGCCGTAGCAAAGAATAATATAGACATTGCCTCTTTTTTTGCAACGGCTAATAATGTGGTTAATCATATTGGAGCATCTTGTAAGCGGCGTGATTCACTTAGAGGGCAACTTCAAGAAGAGCTTGTGATAGCTTTTGAAAATGATTGTCTTATAACGGGGCGAGgcttaaatcaagaaacaagtcTCAAACGTGCCGGTGACACACGATGGAACTCACACTATGGTACCTTGATTAGCATCATTTCTATGTTTTCATCCGTGGTTCATGTGCTTCAAATGGTTATTGATGATAATCCCAATGAAAGTGCGGGTGAAGCAAATACGTTAATGAGAGTGATACTtacttttgagtttgtgtttcaccttttcttgatgaaagtcatattgggactcacaaatgatttgtcacaagcattgcaaaggaaagatcaagaaattgtgaatgcaatggctTTAGTGAAATCATGCAAGGAAAAGCTATATTGGATGAGGAATAATGGGTTCGATGCATTGGTTGATGAAgtatcttctttttgtgaaaaacatcatATTGATGTTCCTAACATGGAAGAGGCATTTATACTTCCAGGGAGGTCAAGGCGTTATGCTCCAATAAAGACAAATCGTCATCATTATCGTGTGGAGCTCTTTATTTATGTCATTGATGAGCAAATTACGGAGTTAGAGGATCGCTTTAATGAG TGA